From Diospyros lotus cultivar Yz01 chromosome 4, ASM1463336v1, whole genome shotgun sequence, a single genomic window includes:
- the LOC127800267 gene encoding vacuolar protein sorting-associated protein 9A-like, with product MENADLFGSSTAPLTWHDFLERMRQPSAADFVKAIKSFIVSFANNSPDPERDSAAVQEFLSNMEAAFGAHSLWAGCSEEELESAGEGLEKYVMTKLYTRVYASLPDDVKVDDQLYEKIALVQQFIRPENLDIKPPFQNETSWLLAQKELQKINMYKAPRDKLVCILNCCKVISNLLINASIASNEDPPGADEFLPVLIYVTIKANPPQLHSNLLYIQRYRRQSRLVAESAYFFTNMLSAESFILNIDANALSMDETEFQSNMESARALLSGLSADTYDLPSQSPGSLLTKAESVDLKRQALNTKRYQDPIAQSQFSQGSFETKSGNKEEAHGKDQEALHKVPSVSDLENRGAFMLMKEDQTSQIFQDFPYLFSQAGDLTVGDVEELLNNYKQLVFKYVCLSKGLGIATPSPALPISQSRSQKEAENLKKSEDTGVGELNTENKDTSKTDQSQEESGNAKGSKDTGAGDLNNETAEDTDKRDDNSNRGFLLGGENSESRTVQDGVSVSQGE from the exons ATGGAGAACGCCGACTTGTTCGGGTCGTCGACGGCGCCTCTGACGTGGCACGACTTCCTGGAGCGCATGCGACAACCCTCCGCTGCCGATTTCGTCAAAGCCATCAAGAG TTTTATTGTGTCATTTGCAAACAACTCTCCCGATCCAGAAAGGGACAGTGCTGCTGTGCAGGAGTTTCTTAGCAACATGGAAGCAGCTTTTGGGGCTCACTCACTTTGGGCTGGATGCTCAGAGGAGGAATTGGAGAGTGCTGGTGAA GGACTGGAGAAGTATGTAATGACAAAGTTATATACTCGTGTATATGCTTCACTCCCAGATGATGTGAAAGTTGATGATCAACTTTATGAGAAGATAGCTTTAGTTCAACAATTTATACGGCCAGAGAATTTGGACATCAAGCCACCTTTTCAAAATGAAACGTCATGGTTG CTTGCTCAGAAGGAGCTGCAAAAGATCAATATGTACAAGGCACCAAGAGACAAACTTGTTTGTATCCTCAATTGTTGCAAGGTCATCAGTAACTTACTAATAAATGCTTCCATTGCGTCAAACGAGGATCCTCCTGGAGCTGATGAGTTTCTTCCTGTTCTTATTTATGTCACCATAAAG GCAAACCCTCCACAACTACACTCCAATTTGTTGTACATACAACGGTACAGGCGGCAGTCCAGATTAGTTGCAGAATCAGCTTATTTTTTCACAAACATGCTCTCAGCAGAGTCCTTCATTTTGAACATTGATGCCAATGCCCTTTCAATGGATGAAACCGAGTTCCAAAGTAACATGGAATCTGCCCGAGCCCTTCTCTCTGGCCTTTCAGCAGATACTTATGATCTGCCTAGTCAAAGCCCTGGAAGTCTTCTCACAAAGGCAGAATCTGTGGATCTTAAGCGGCAAGCATTGAACACAAAAAGGTATCAGGACCCCATAGCACAATCTCAGTTCTCACAAGGATCATTTGAAACAAAATCAGGGAACAAGGAAGAAGCACATGGAAAAGATCAGGAAGCCCTACACAAAGTTCCTTCTGTCTCGGATTTAGAGAATAGAGGAGCATTTATGCTTATGAAAGAGGATCAAACAAGCCAGATCTTTCAGGATTTCCCTTATTTGTTCTCGCAGGCTGGTGATCTGACAGTTGGTGATGTCGAAGAGCTCCTAAATAATTACAAACAACTTGTTTTCAAGTATGTTTGTCTTTCCAAAGGATTGGGAATTGCAACACCATCTCCTGCATTGCCCATTTCACAAAGTCGATCCCAAAAAGAAGCTGAGAACTTGAAGAAATCTGAAGATACTGGCGTAGGAGAGTTGAATACTGAGAATAAAGACACCAGTAAGACAGATCAATCACAAGAAGAGTCTGGAAACGCAAAGGGTTCCAAAGATACCGGAGCAGGTGATTTGAATAACGAGACTGCTGAAGATACTGATAAAAGGGATGACAACTCAAACAGAGGCTTTTTGCTAGGAGGAGAAAATTCTGAATCGAGGACAGTGCAAGATGGAGTATCAGTGTCTCAAGGTGAGTGA